A region of Natribaculum luteum DNA encodes the following proteins:
- a CDS encoding CDP-alcohol phosphatidyltransferase family protein: protein MSEASWLPGTRRVRRQWSLAVTICAIVGVGVGAVLHQLFPAVVSGGFLLATGGVLVVELIVFGWLFEQVADARDPQRLSVATAITIGRAGVLAAFAGFLASGRPSGALVWFPGTLFATAALLDGVDGAVARATNCVSELGDRLDREVDALIVLVGAVFAVAEGVAPVGYLVVGFGRYGFLLGILWRQRRGRPVEPLPPSLVRRAIGTTQFVAIWLALLPVPGRDLSRTLTMVAAIPFLLSFARDWLAITGRR from the coding sequence GTGAGCGAGGCGTCTTGGCTTCCCGGAACTCGCCGCGTGCGGCGGCAGTGGTCGCTCGCGGTGACGATCTGTGCGATCGTCGGTGTCGGCGTCGGCGCCGTCCTCCACCAACTGTTCCCGGCGGTCGTCTCGGGCGGCTTCCTGCTCGCGACCGGCGGCGTCCTCGTGGTCGAACTGATCGTCTTCGGCTGGCTGTTCGAACAGGTAGCCGACGCGAGAGACCCGCAACGACTCTCGGTCGCGACCGCGATAACGATCGGACGCGCGGGCGTGCTCGCGGCGTTCGCGGGCTTTCTCGCGTCCGGTCGGCCCAGCGGCGCACTCGTCTGGTTCCCCGGGACGCTGTTCGCGACTGCCGCCCTCCTCGACGGAGTCGACGGAGCCGTCGCTCGAGCAACGAACTGCGTCAGCGAACTCGGGGATCGACTGGACCGGGAGGTCGACGCGCTCATCGTCCTCGTCGGGGCCGTATTCGCCGTCGCCGAGGGGGTCGCCCCGGTCGGCTACCTCGTCGTCGGTTTCGGACGGTACGGCTTCTTGCTGGGCATCTTATGGCGGCAGCGACGGGGGAGACCGGTCGAGCCGCTCCCGCCGAGTCTCGTCAGACGTGCGATCGGGACGACGCAGTTCGTCGCCATCTGGCTGGCGCTGCTTCCAGTGCCGGGCCGCGACCTGTCGCGGACGCTGACGATGGTCGCGGCGATCCCGTTTCTCCTCAGTTTCGCCCGCGACTGGCTGGCGATCACCGGGCGACGATAG
- a CDS encoding amphi-Trp domain-containing protein, producing MSEEDEFEYERDLTRDQIADHLEDFAKSLRGTDELEFEVGPETVVVNPPETVEFELEIEDEPDEGGVERSIEFELEWMRTEDEEPLQIQSTTEE from the coding sequence ATGTCCGAGGAAGACGAATTCGAGTACGAACGCGACCTCACCCGCGATCAGATCGCCGACCACCTCGAGGACTTCGCCAAGAGTCTCCGCGGCACGGACGAACTCGAGTTCGAGGTCGGGCCGGAGACGGTCGTCGTCAACCCACCCGAGACGGTCGAGTTCGAACTCGAGATCGAAGACGAACCCGACGAGGGCGGCGTCGAACGGAGCATCGAGTTCGAACTCGAGTGGATGCGAACCGAAGACGAGGAACCGTTACAGATTCAGAGTACGACCGAGGAGTGA
- a CDS encoding class I SAM-dependent methyltransferase gives MTDAVQAFLASKRTVDDRALNRRVLEQFSTGLARRQRDGSGTAEPVRIVEFGAGVGTMIARLASWGHLPDRVSYRAIDRNEETIAYAREHLPAWLEDAGYEVSRSDDGLLARSGKRRLEVHLEVGDALAVTGEETAADAVVAAAFLDVVDLETALSAAREQLADDGLLYAPITFDGGTTFVPPHPLDERVERLYHRHMDEVRDQPGSSQAGRDLLTALPDAGYDVLAAGGADWIVRPREGAYPHDESTFLESLLETIDGALADYPETELDATSRRQWLETRRDQLERGELVLVAHHLDVLARA, from the coding sequence GTGACCGACGCTGTCCAGGCGTTCCTGGCGAGCAAGCGGACCGTCGACGACCGCGCACTAAACCGACGCGTTCTCGAGCAGTTCAGTACCGGGCTCGCGAGGCGGCAGCGAGACGGATCGGGGACGGCCGAGCCGGTTCGGATCGTCGAGTTCGGTGCTGGCGTCGGCACGATGATCGCCCGCCTCGCGTCGTGGGGGCACCTCCCGGATCGCGTCTCCTACCGGGCGATCGATCGCAACGAGGAGACCATCGCGTACGCCCGCGAGCACCTTCCGGCGTGGCTCGAGGACGCGGGATACGAGGTGAGCCGATCCGACGACGGCCTGCTCGCCCGGTCGGGGAAGCGACGGCTCGAGGTACACCTCGAGGTCGGGGACGCGCTCGCGGTGACCGGCGAGGAGACTGCCGCAGACGCCGTCGTCGCGGCGGCGTTTCTCGACGTCGTCGACCTCGAGACGGCGCTTTCGGCGGCGCGCGAGCAGCTGGCCGACGACGGACTACTGTACGCGCCGATCACGTTCGACGGCGGGACGACGTTCGTGCCACCCCATCCGCTCGACGAACGGGTCGAGCGACTCTACCACCGGCACATGGACGAGGTTCGCGACCAGCCGGGGAGTAGCCAGGCAGGACGCGACCTGCTGACCGCGCTACCTGACGCGGGATACGACGTGCTCGCTGCCGGCGGCGCAGACTGGATCGTCAGACCACGCGAGGGCGCGTACCCACACGACGAGTCGACGTTTCTCGAGTCTCTACTCGAGACGATCGACGGGGCGCTGGCCGACTACCCCGAGACCGAACTCGACGCCACGAGCCGGCGGCAGTGGCTCGAGACGCGACGCGACCAGCTCGAGCGGGGTGAACTCGTGCTCGTGGCACACCACCTCGACGTCCTCGCTCGCGCGTAA
- a CDS encoding 6-pyruvoyl trahydropterin synthase family protein: MYSVGVSRSFVAQHYLTVPDPGPEGTLHSHHYTVEATFRGPRLDEFGYLVDIDDVNAAIDDLVERYRDETLNDLPAFEGLNPSVEHFARIFGDRLCESLEPETATELRVAMREDDVARVVHERAL, encoded by the coding sequence ATGTACTCGGTCGGCGTCTCCCGATCGTTCGTCGCCCAGCACTATCTGACGGTGCCGGATCCCGGCCCAGAAGGAACCCTCCACTCGCACCACTACACGGTCGAGGCGACCTTTCGAGGACCACGGCTCGACGAGTTCGGCTACCTCGTCGACATCGACGACGTGAACGCAGCGATCGACGACCTCGTCGAACGCTATCGCGACGAAACGCTCAACGACCTGCCCGCGTTCGAGGGGTTGAACCCGAGCGTCGAGCACTTCGCCCGGATCTTCGGCGATCGGCTGTGCGAGTCGCTCGAGCCGGAGACGGCGACGGAACTCCGAGTCGCCATGCGAGAGGACGACGTCGCACGCGTCGTCCACGAGCGGGCGCTCTAG
- a CDS encoding glycosyltransferase family 4 protein gives MHVGLVVYGGLDRTSGGFRYDRKLVDFLRARGDDVEVLALPWRTYPRHLADAFSRSLRSRLNRPFDVLLQDELCHPSLWRHNPRLDRPGSIVAVVHHLRTDEQTRLPALARAIERRYLEGVDAAICPSRHTRDRTTDLASVPTLVAPPGGRVGDAALSPQAVTARAERGPLRVAFVGNLIPRKGATTLLSALARVDREYGWRLTVVGSHDADPAYARAVRNRAVALGVADRVAFTGDVPASDLEAILERSHVLAVPARHEGFGMVYLEAMEYGVVPIASAVGGASEVVADGRNGFLVSPDRPRRIAGRLEALAGDRDRLGSLGVAALETAADRPKWDETMARVRSFLRTRVEADRDRDDASVASGETRGTRTVAGDSP, from the coding sequence ATGCACGTCGGACTCGTCGTCTACGGCGGACTCGACCGGACCTCCGGCGGATTTCGGTACGACCGGAAGCTGGTCGACTTCCTCCGGGCGCGTGGCGACGACGTCGAGGTGCTCGCGTTGCCGTGGCGGACCTACCCGCGACACCTCGCCGACGCGTTCTCGAGGTCGCTTCGCTCGCGGCTGAATCGGCCGTTCGACGTGCTGTTACAGGACGAACTGTGTCACCCATCGCTGTGGCGACACAATCCTCGACTCGATCGGCCGGGTTCGATCGTCGCGGTCGTCCACCACCTGCGTACCGACGAGCAGACGCGACTACCCGCGCTCGCTCGAGCGATCGAGCGGCGGTACCTCGAGGGTGTCGACGCCGCGATCTGTCCGAGTCGGCACACGCGCGATCGAACGACCGATCTCGCGTCGGTCCCGACGCTGGTCGCGCCGCCCGGTGGCCGGGTCGGCGACGCGGCCCTCTCGCCGCAGGCGGTGACGGCCAGGGCAGAGCGCGGTCCGCTTCGCGTCGCGTTCGTGGGGAACCTGATCCCGCGGAAGGGGGCGACGACGCTGCTCTCCGCGCTCGCTCGCGTCGACCGCGAGTACGGGTGGCGACTGACCGTCGTCGGGAGCCACGACGCCGACCCGGCGTACGCTCGAGCGGTCCGGAATCGTGCCGTCGCGCTCGGAGTCGCCGACCGCGTCGCGTTCACGGGCGACGTGCCTGCGAGCGACCTCGAGGCGATCCTCGAACGGAGTCACGTCCTCGCCGTACCCGCCCGCCACGAGGGGTTCGGGATGGTCTATCTCGAGGCGATGGAGTACGGCGTCGTTCCGATCGCGAGCGCCGTCGGCGGTGCCAGCGAGGTCGTTGCGGACGGGCGAAACGGGTTCCTCGTCTCGCCAGACCGGCCCCGTCGGATCGCCGGCCGTCTCGAGGCACTCGCCGGCGACCGCGACCGTCTCGGATCACTCGGCGTGGCGGCGCTCGAGACGGCGGCCGACCGCCCGAAGTGGGACGAGACGATGGCGCGAGTGCGATCGTTCCTTCGCACGCGCGTCGAAGCCGATCGCGATCGCGACGACGCGTCCGTCGCGAGCGGAGAGACGAGAGGGACGCGAACGGTGGCGGGTGACTCGCCGTGA
- a CDS encoding phosphoenolpyruvate carboxykinase (ATP), producing MSETGTEPRPLTRRLPDPETASNIVYNPSLEEIREFASADETTTEYGSPSYVSEFRSRSADRTKNAIDDEFTDADRRLLEDAADAAGEREMLCVDRLMGRHPDATFCCRLFVPTEYARIALAWANLFEPTDGREPDLVTVQDPDYDETAIRILPEEGFTAVLGSDYTGEAKKSFLRLFMYRTKQLGGLGLHAGSKRVRVRDGDGDMRIVGQVFLGLSATGKSTLTSHGLWLDDPEDAVMLQDDVCALLPDGSVAGSEGQGLYIKTIGLEEDEQPALYQAATDGSAVLENVAVDDDGTVHFEENRYTSNSRAVIQRSELESADDEIDLDRVDQVFFITRNPLMPPVAKLDEEEAAVAFMLGESIETSAGDPSRAGESIRVVGTNPFIIGSEGEEGNHFRDLIADLEVDCYVINTGYLGDESKDVGVTESVTILTELARGTVEWTDDDRTGLTIPEGVPGLDVEEYYVPDHVDDYEEAATALREERLEYLEKFDDLDPEIKDATY from the coding sequence AGACGGCGTCGAACATCGTCTACAATCCCTCGCTCGAGGAAATACGCGAGTTCGCGAGCGCGGACGAGACGACGACCGAGTACGGATCGCCGTCGTACGTCAGCGAGTTCCGATCACGGAGTGCCGACCGAACGAAAAACGCGATCGACGACGAGTTCACCGACGCCGACCGGCGTCTGCTCGAGGACGCGGCCGACGCCGCAGGTGAGCGCGAGATGCTCTGTGTCGACCGGCTCATGGGCCGCCACCCCGACGCGACGTTCTGCTGTCGGCTCTTCGTTCCGACGGAGTACGCTCGTATCGCGCTCGCGTGGGCCAACCTGTTCGAACCGACGGACGGTCGCGAACCCGACCTCGTGACCGTCCAGGACCCGGACTACGACGAGACGGCGATTCGCATCCTTCCCGAGGAGGGATTCACTGCGGTCCTCGGCAGCGACTACACCGGCGAGGCGAAGAAGTCGTTCCTGCGCCTGTTTATGTACCGCACGAAGCAACTCGGCGGGCTCGGCCTCCACGCCGGGAGCAAGCGCGTCCGCGTTCGCGACGGCGACGGCGACATGCGCATCGTCGGCCAGGTCTTCCTCGGCCTCTCGGCGACCGGCAAGTCGACGCTTACGTCCCACGGCCTCTGGCTCGACGATCCCGAAGACGCCGTCATGCTCCAGGACGACGTCTGTGCACTCCTGCCCGACGGGTCCGTCGCCGGGAGCGAGGGACAGGGGCTGTACATCAAGACGATCGGCCTCGAGGAAGACGAACAGCCGGCGCTCTACCAGGCGGCCACCGACGGGTCGGCCGTCCTCGAGAACGTCGCCGTCGACGACGACGGCACCGTCCACTTCGAGGAAAACCGGTACACCTCGAACTCCCGGGCCGTGATCCAGCGGTCGGAACTCGAGAGCGCCGACGACGAGATCGACCTCGACCGGGTCGACCAGGTCTTTTTCATCACGCGCAACCCACTGATGCCGCCGGTGGCGAAACTCGACGAGGAGGAAGCCGCAGTCGCGTTCATGCTCGGCGAGTCGATCGAGACGAGCGCGGGCGACCCCTCCCGCGCCGGCGAGTCGATCCGCGTCGTCGGCACCAACCCCTTCATCATCGGCTCGGAGGGCGAAGAAGGCAACCACTTCCGCGACCTCATCGCCGACCTCGAGGTCGACTGTTACGTCATCAACACTGGCTACCTCGGCGACGAGTCGAAAGACGTCGGCGTCACCGAGTCGGTGACGATCCTCACCGAACTCGCACGCGGCACCGTCGAGTGGACCGACGACGATCGCACCGGTCTGACGATCCCCGAGGGCGTCCCCGGACTCGACGTCGAGGAGTACTACGTCCCTGACCACGTCGACGACTACGAGGAGGCCGCCACCGCCCTCCGCGAGGAACGCCTCGAATACCTCGAGAAGTTCGACGACCTCGATCCGGAAATCAAAGACGCGACGTACTGA
- a CDS encoding YbhB/YbcL family Raf kinase inhibitor-like protein, translating to MPTRRRTVTTLFAGLSACCAGCLDEEADQDEQPTDDETGNATDGGGSADTPPEDTTMQLDAPDIDDGESIPTEYTCDGADVSPQLEVDGVPDDAAALAIVVDDPDAPAGVFTHWTLWNLPPSTTEVPREVPTEPEPADLEGARQGENDFGEVGYRGPCPPEGDGPHRYRFTLYALESELALEGGATVDEATDAIDGESTASTTLAATYER from the coding sequence ATGCCGACGCGCCGACGGACCGTTACGACGCTGTTCGCTGGACTGAGCGCCTGCTGTGCCGGCTGTCTCGACGAGGAGGCCGATCAGGACGAGCAACCGACCGACGACGAAACCGGCAACGCCACCGACGGCGGTGGCAGTGCCGACACACCACCCGAGGACACGACCATGCAACTCGACGCACCCGACATCGACGACGGCGAATCGATCCCGACCGAGTACACCTGCGACGGTGCGGACGTCTCGCCGCAACTCGAGGTCGACGGCGTCCCGGACGACGCCGCGGCGCTCGCCATCGTCGTCGACGATCCGGACGCTCCGGCGGGCGTGTTCACCCACTGGACGCTCTGGAACCTCCCGCCGTCGACGACCGAGGTGCCGCGGGAGGTCCCGACCGAACCGGAACCCGCCGACCTCGAGGGCGCACGGCAGGGCGAGAACGACTTCGGCGAGGTCGGCTACCGGGGGCCGTGCCCGCCGGAGGGCGACGGGCCACACAGGTACCGGTTTACCCTCTATGCACTCGAGTCCGAACTCGCCCTCGAGGGCGGCGCGACGGTCGACGAGGCGACCGACGCGATCGACGGCGAATCGACGGCGTCGACGACGCTCGCCGCGACGTACGAACGGTGA
- a CDS encoding 50S ribosomal protein L10, with amino-acid sequence MSAEAERKTENLPQWKREEVDELEELIESYESVGVVGITGIPSKQLQAMRRDLHGIAELRVSRNTLQERALDATGLEDLKEHVGGQVGLIATNDNPFALYRELEASKTPAPIGAGEVAPNDIVIPEGDTGVDPGPFVGDLQQVGANARIEEGSIQVMEDSTVLEAGEEVSQDLANVLNELGIEPKEVGLDLRAVFSDGVLFDPEDLDIDVEAYESDVATAASRAQNLSINASYPTAQTASTLIAKATGEAKSLGLQAAIEDEDLMPDLVSKADAQLRALAAQIDDEEALPEELQDVEAPAAPAAEPDEDESTDDQDETEEAADEDEDDDDEDDDGGAEGLGAMFG; translated from the coding sequence ATGAGCGCCGAAGCCGAACGCAAGACCGAAAACCTTCCCCAGTGGAAGCGAGAGGAGGTCGACGAACTCGAAGAGCTCATCGAGAGCTACGAGAGCGTCGGCGTCGTCGGCATCACCGGCATCCCCTCGAAGCAGCTCCAGGCGATGCGCCGTGATCTACACGGCATCGCCGAGTTGCGCGTCAGCCGGAACACGCTCCAGGAGCGTGCACTCGATGCCACTGGACTCGAGGATCTCAAAGAGCACGTCGGCGGACAGGTCGGCCTCATCGCGACGAACGACAACCCGTTCGCGCTCTACAGAGAACTCGAGGCGTCGAAGACGCCAGCGCCGATCGGGGCTGGCGAGGTCGCACCGAACGACATCGTCATTCCCGAAGGCGACACCGGCGTCGATCCGGGGCCGTTCGTCGGCGACCTCCAGCAGGTCGGCGCGAACGCCCGCATCGAAGAGGGCTCGATCCAGGTCATGGAGGACTCGACGGTCCTCGAGGCCGGCGAAGAGGTCTCACAGGACCTCGCGAACGTCCTCAACGAACTCGGTATCGAACCCAAGGAGGTTGGCCTCGACCTTCGTGCCGTCTTCTCCGACGGCGTCCTCTTCGATCCCGAAGACCTCGACATCGACGTCGAGGCCTACGAGAGCGACGTCGCGACGGCCGCCTCGCGGGCACAGAACCTCTCGATCAACGCGAGCTACCCGACCGCACAGACCGCGTCGACGCTCATCGCGAAAGCGACAGGCGAGGCGAAGAGTCTCGGTCTGCAGGCCGCGATCGAGGACGAAGACCTCATGCCCGATCTCGTGAGCAAGGCCGACGCCCAGCTCCGTGCGCTCGCTGCACAGATCGACGACGAAGAGGCGCTGCCTGAGGAACTCCAGGACGTCGAGGCACCGGCCGCTCCCGCGGCCGAGCCCGACGAGGACGAATCGACCGACGACCAAGACGAGACCGAGGAAGCCGCCGACGAAGACGAAGACGACGACGACGAAGACGACGACGGTGGCGCGGAAGGCCTCGGTGCGATGTTCGGATAA
- a CDS encoding zinc-binding dehydrogenase, producing MTARRLRFTGPESVEVERRAVPDPGPSEVRVETDVSAVSAGTEGLIYRGEAPTDLPSDETIDALEGDLSFPLTYGYAAVGRVTAAGADVDDEWLERRVFAYNPHESHFVADPETLVPVPDGISTRTAALFANAETAVTLVLDGQPAIGERVVVFGQGVVGLLTTALLAHSPVETLVTVDRLERRRSVGETFGADRAVDPADDIPTRIESIAGGRADLTYEVSGDPDALNDAVATTGFDGRVIVGSWYGTKSADLDLGGRFHRDRIAVRSSQVSTIAPRHEGRWSRERRHDVAWSWLRRLDLEDLLTHELPIERADEAYRLLEDRPDEAIQVLLTYE from the coding sequence ATGACGGCTCGCAGACTCCGCTTTACCGGCCCCGAGAGCGTCGAGGTCGAACGACGGGCGGTCCCGGACCCCGGCCCGTCGGAGGTTCGCGTCGAGACCGACGTCTCGGCCGTCAGCGCGGGCACCGAGGGACTGATCTACCGCGGGGAAGCGCCGACCGATCTCCCCTCCGACGAGACGATCGACGCACTCGAGGGCGACCTCTCGTTTCCACTCACCTACGGCTACGCCGCGGTCGGTCGGGTCACCGCCGCGGGAGCCGACGTCGACGACGAGTGGCTCGAGCGTCGCGTCTTCGCGTACAATCCACACGAGAGTCACTTCGTCGCCGACCCAGAGACGCTCGTTCCGGTTCCGGACGGCATTTCGACGCGGACAGCCGCACTGTTTGCCAACGCCGAGACCGCGGTCACGCTCGTCCTCGACGGCCAGCCGGCGATCGGTGAACGGGTGGTCGTCTTCGGACAGGGCGTCGTCGGCCTCCTCACGACGGCGCTGCTGGCCCACTCGCCGGTCGAGACGCTCGTCACGGTCGATCGACTCGAGCGTCGGCGGTCGGTCGGCGAGACGTTCGGCGCTGATCGGGCGGTCGATCCGGCAGACGACATCCCGACGAGGATCGAGTCGATCGCGGGCGGGCGCGCCGACCTCACCTACGAGGTTTCGGGCGATCCCGACGCGCTGAACGACGCCGTCGCGACGACCGGCTTCGACGGCCGCGTGATCGTCGGCTCCTGGTACGGGACGAAGTCGGCCGACCTCGACCTCGGTGGGCGATTTCACCGCGACCGGATCGCCGTCCGGAGCAGCCAGGTGAGCACCATCGCGCCGCGACACGAGGGACGGTGGTCTCGCGAGCGCCGCCACGACGTCGCCTGGTCGTGGCTCCGTCGACTCGACCTCGAGGACCTGCTCACCCACGAACTGCCGATCGAACGGGCCGACGAGGCGTATCGGCTGCTCGAGGATCGACCCGACGAGGCGATCCAGGTACTGTTGACCTACGAGTAG
- a CDS encoding HEWD family protein, translating into MSAQLKKPTVRECERCGRRERWDEELDAWQLVREDGEKLTGNPHCIHEWDINGTFNPLDGH; encoded by the coding sequence ATGAGCGCACAACTGAAGAAACCGACTGTACGCGAGTGCGAACGATGTGGCCGACGCGAGCGATGGGACGAAGAACTCGACGCCTGGCAACTCGTCCGCGAGGACGGCGAGAAGCTGACCGGGAATCCCCACTGCATCCACGAGTGGGACATCAACGGGACGTTCAATCCACTCGACGGCCACTGA
- a CDS encoding DUF7475 family protein, translating to MGTFANRLEGSSLTPLHWFAILLAATSGLVHLVLGVGFLPHPMGVTFVLAAGGFFGAIVLVILDVRRQLLYFVGIPYTGVQIVLWYAVNQPGSVADLTTAGVVDKIAQALLIVALVVLYYRGT from the coding sequence ATGGGTACGTTCGCGAATCGGCTCGAGGGATCGTCGCTGACGCCGTTGCACTGGTTCGCTATCCTGCTCGCGGCGACGAGCGGCCTCGTTCACCTCGTCCTGGGAGTCGGCTTCCTCCCACATCCGATGGGTGTCACGTTCGTCCTCGCAGCCGGCGGGTTCTTCGGCGCGATCGTACTGGTGATACTCGACGTTCGCCGGCAACTCCTCTACTTCGTCGGGATCCCCTATACGGGCGTCCAGATCGTCCTCTGGTACGCCGTCAACCAGCCGGGGTCGGTCGCCGACCTTACGACTGCTGGCGTCGTCGACAAGATCGCACAGGCCCTCTTGATCGTCGCCCTGGTAGTACTCTACTACCGTGGCACGTGA
- a CDS encoding 50S ribosomal protein L11 produces MAGTIEVLVPGGQANPGPPLGPELGPTPVDVQAVVNDINEQTAAFDGTEVPVTVEYEDDGSYEIDVGVPPTAALIKDEAGFETGSGEPQKDFVADLSIDQVKTIAEQKQTDLLAYDTKNAAKEVVGTCASMGVTIEGENAREFKEKVDAGEFDDVLVE; encoded by the coding sequence ATGGCTGGAACCATCGAAGTGCTCGTTCCGGGTGGCCAGGCCAACCCTGGCCCGCCGCTCGGTCCCGAGCTCGGACCGACGCCCGTCGACGTACAGGCGGTCGTCAACGACATCAACGAGCAGACCGCCGCCTTCGACGGCACCGAAGTGCCCGTCACCGTCGAGTACGAAGACGACGGTTCCTACGAGATCGACGTCGGCGTTCCGCCGACGGCCGCACTGATCAAAGACGAGGCTGGCTTCGAGACCGGCAGCGGCGAACCCCAGAAGGACTTCGTCGCCGACCTCTCGATCGACCAGGTCAAGACGATCGCCGAGCAGAAGCAGACCGACCTGCTCGCCTACGACACCAAGAACGCGGCCAAGGAGGTCGTCGGAACCTGCGCCTCGATGGGCGTCACCATCGAAGGCGAGAACGCACGCGAGTTCAAAGAGAAAGTCGACGCGGGCGAGTTCGACGACGTCCTCGTCGAGTAA
- the rpl12p gene encoding 50S ribosomal protein P1, with the protein MEYVYAALILNETDEELNEDNITGVLEAAGVDVEESRVKALVAALEDVDIDEAVSEAAAVPAAGAAAGGAAAEADEEEEDVEETSDVPDTTDDDEEEEDDASGEGLGELFG; encoded by the coding sequence ATGGAATACGTATACGCTGCACTCATCCTGAACGAAACGGACGAAGAGCTCAACGAAGACAACATCACCGGCGTCCTCGAGGCCGCCGGTGTCGACGTCGAGGAGTCCCGTGTGAAGGCGCTCGTCGCCGCACTCGAGGACGTCGACATCGACGAGGCCGTCTCCGAGGCCGCAGCTGTCCCCGCGGCCGGCGCTGCCGCCGGCGGCGCTGCTGCCGAGGCCGACGAGGAAGAAGAAGACGTCGAAGAGACCAGCGACGTCCCAGACACGACCGACGACGACGAGGAAGAAGAAGACGACGCCAGCGGCGAGGGCCTCGGCGAACTCTTCGGCTAA
- the cutA gene encoding divalent-cation tolerance protein CutA, giving the protein MPTVYITAPIPAADDIVETLLEERLAACVNHLPIRSTYRWEGEVHREEEALLLVKTTHDAYDDLVDHVQEIHPHDVPCIERFDEDDVLESFAEWRDDTVA; this is encoded by the coding sequence ATGCCGACGGTCTACATCACCGCGCCGATTCCCGCCGCGGACGACATCGTCGAGACGCTCCTCGAGGAACGACTCGCCGCCTGCGTCAACCACCTCCCGATCCGGTCGACCTACCGGTGGGAGGGTGAGGTCCACCGGGAGGAAGAGGCCCTCTTGCTGGTGAAGACGACCCACGACGCGTACGACGACCTCGTCGACCACGTCCAGGAGATCCACCCGCACGACGTCCCCTGTATCGAGCGATTCGACGAGGACGACGTCCTCGAGTCGTTCGCCGAGTGGCGCGACGACACCGTCGCGTAA
- a CDS encoding 50S ribosomal protein L1: MADSDIETAVTRALEESPDRNFTETVDLAINLRDLDLNEPSNRVDESVVLPSGTGQDTQIVVIAEGETAVRAEEVADQVLSGDDVADLDDDEAKDLADETDFFIAEEEMMQDIARHLGTILGPRGKMPDPLSPDDDVVETVNRMKNTVQLRSRDRRTFHTRVGAEDMGAEEIADNIDVILRRLHADLEKGPQNIDSVFVKTTMGPSVEVA, translated from the coding sequence ATGGCAGATTCGGATATCGAAACAGCAGTGACTCGCGCACTCGAGGAGTCGCCAGATCGGAACTTCACCGAGACGGTCGACCTCGCGATCAATCTGCGCGACCTAGACCTTAACGAACCGTCGAACCGTGTCGACGAATCAGTCGTCCTGCCGTCCGGAACCGGCCAGGATACTCAGATCGTCGTCATCGCCGAGGGCGAAACCGCAGTCCGCGCCGAAGAGGTCGCGGATCAGGTTCTCTCCGGTGACGACGTGGCCGATCTGGACGACGACGAGGCCAAGGACTTGGCCGACGAGACTGACTTCTTCATCGCCGAAGAGGAGATGATGCAAGACATCGCCCGGCACCTGGGTACGATCCTGGGTCCCCGGGGGAAGATGCCTGACCCGCTCAGTCCGGACGATGACGTCGTCGAGACAGTCAACCGCATGAAAAACACCGTGCAGCTTCGGTCCCGCGACCGCCGTACGTTCCACACGCGCGTCGGTGCCGAGGACATGGGCGCGGAGGAGATCGCCGACAACATCGACGTCATCCTCCGCCGTCTGCACGCAGACCTCGAGAAGGGGCCCCAGAACATCGACTCCGTCTTCGTGAAGACGACGATGGGCCCCTCCGTGGAGGTGGCCTAA